In Lacinutrix sp. Bg11-31, the DNA window GTTTTGTTTAATGGTTTTGGTTGACTCCATTTACCATCTACTTTGTTACTGCACCAAATATTATAATCTTTACGTTTAGTGTTATTATCCATTGGTCTATTAGATGCAAAAAACAAGGTATTACCTTCGTTTGCATAAAAAGGTTCTATATCTTGGTATGTACCAGAAAAATCTACTAGTTCGGGTTCGCTCCACTTACCATCTACTTTGTTTATTTGCACCAAACTTCTTTTTTCTTGTTTGTAGTCTCCTAAAGTGTAGATTAATTGATTTCCGTCTGGTGCTATTGCAAGATCACGTTCGTACAATCCGGTAGATATGATTCCTTCACCTAATAATTGGACTTTATTTGTGGCTGCCTCTAAGTTTAATGTGTTTGGCTGTGTGGTCGTGGTATCTTTACAGCCTAAACTAAATAGACTTAAAGACAACACTAGTAAATGTGTGTTTTTTAATATCACGTATTGTTGATTTTCAGGGATTACTTTTAATAGTATAAATATACTACTTAAAGAAGGATTATAAAATGGAAGTGTTATTTGGTGTTTTTTTTACTTAGCGTTTTTGGATTATAATTAGAGTCGAAGAATCTCGATAAATAAGAGAGAATTCTTAGTCGTTTGCTGCACTAAACATCTTAAATTATTAGAAACTATTGCAAATAAGAAAAGGACAAAAGATTTCTCTTTTGCCCATTTCTCTCGCTATTAATCAAAAAAACTAAATGTAAGTGTTACTTAACTAGTAACTTCAAGGGATTGTAATGTGTTTGCGTACTTGATAATTTACAGATGTATAATCCAGTACTTAAATTTTGTTTACTTATTGCAATTTGGTTTTTACCAGGTTGCGCTTTTATTGTTGTTTGATATACTATTACTCCTAATTGGTTATAGATTTCTAATTGTACAGTTTCACTTTGGTTTAGCGTAAAATGTATGTTTGCGTTATCTAGCATTGGATTTGGAAACACTGCAAGTGCATTAGTTACTATTTCTATATTATCTAGAGATAATGTATTGCCATTAGAGAAACGTACATCTTGCAATTGCATTTCTTTTGTTGCGCTTGTACCATCTTCGCTTACCATTGTAAATACTATAGTTACAATATCGTTAGCATTTAATGTTGTGCCTAAAGACGATGTAAAGTCTAAAAACGAAATGGCAAACTCTTGATTAGTATCTGTTAAAGCAATAGTTGTTTTGTATTGCTCATCCCAATTAGTAATACTTTGTTTTACTAGTGTAATTTCTAAGTTCCCAGTACCTTTTGCTTTTAATTTAAAGTTATTATAATCTGTTAAGTCTACTGCTTTAAAACGTGGTGTTAATGCTCTATAAGCCGCAAAATAAGTGCTTGTTGTTGCATTAAGCGTTAGATTTCTTTCTATTGGAAAATCTTCTGTTTGAAATGTGTTTGTATTAGCCGCAATAGTATAGTTATTAACAGCTGTAGTGGCTTGAGAATCGTCGATTCCCCAAGGACCATCAGACATAAATAAATCGTCTGGTGTATTTACACCATCTCCAATTCTAAAACCTACATCAAACAAATGCCCAGTTGGTACAGTAAGGTCTGTAATGTAATTTCCGTTTAAATTAAGATTAGATGCTGTGTAGTTAAATGCACTAGTTTCGGTTACTCTAAATCCAGAGTCGAAAGCAACATTATTAGTTGCATTGGTGTTTATAATTTGAAGATCTAATGCTCCATTATTATATTTTCCTTTTCTAACAAAAACCGTTGGTGGTGGAGATAATTGGTAGCCAGATATTGTTTTTTCTGTATCTAATAAATTTAATACTTCTTGTGCTAAGCTATATAAATCATCTATAGAGTCTGACCAGATTTGGAAGTTGTAAAAGGTTACATTTTCTTCATATAAATCTAAATTCCAATGACTTTCTATCGCAAAATTAGCATCGTTATTTTCTACTTTAGCAGATAAGCTTAAAACGTATTCGAAAGAACCATCAGCATTTTTTATAATTGCTTTTATAAAAGCTTGGTCATTAATTTCTATAGTAGATACTGTAATTAATTCGGCACCTAATAATCTATCGCAAATGTATTTGGTATGCTCATAAACTCCGTTTTCTGTTTTTAAGGCTAATATTGAAGCTATAGAAGCATCGTTTTCCATGTAATCTACAGAATACACTTCGGTAGCATTAGTAATATTTACTAAATCTAAAGGAGTAGAGTCTACTACGTAATCTTCATTAATTATTGTTAATGGAATAAAATCTTGCAATTGAAAACCTGTAAACGAACTTCTTTGTGCTTGTTTAGA includes these proteins:
- a CDS encoding T9SS type A sorting domain-containing protein, translating into MITKKYILKNQILVIAILFFSLTGQAQNIPFNCDFSAYLFQYNDVYAIDLASGNSYLAAADITPGNINATAYNPADGYIWGYLSTPSKTIVRIGNDFQTTSFTIPELTTGNKYVGDISTQGVYYFKAGGTTYYKIDLDPNSATYTQYLSAETLSQNISIHDWAFNAVDGNLYAVEKNTNILYRINPTTSVVEALGEVPILSGLNYTYGAVYFDASGRFYVSANQTGTIYVIQNVQNLDATSSMESNLFAFGPSSASNDGARCPTAPVAQEICDNGIDDDGDGLIDCEDPSCSGFGSCAVIAAPSTAKDGGLESNGRLSEAINKRNFNRAKKSYKFDQLTAKRVTKASKQAQRSSFTGFQLQDFIPLTIINEDYVVDSTPLDLVNITNATEVYSVDYMENDASIASILALKTENGVYEHTKYICDRLLGAELITVSTIEINDQAFIKAIIKNADGSFEYVLSLSAKVENNDANFAIESHWNLDLYEENVTFYNFQIWSDSIDDLYSLAQEVLNLLDTEKTISGYQLSPPPTVFVRKGKYNNGALDLQIINTNATNNVAFDSGFRVTETSAFNYTASNLNLNGNYITDLTVPTGHLFDVGFRIGDGVNTPDDLFMSDGPWGIDDSQATTAVNNYTIAANTNTFQTEDFPIERNLTLNATTSTYFAAYRALTPRFKAVDLTDYNNFKLKAKGTGNLEITLVKQSITNWDEQYKTTIALTDTNQEFAISFLDFTSSLGTTLNANDIVTIVFTMVSEDGTSATKEMQLQDVRFSNGNTLSLDNIEIVTNALAVFPNPMLDNANIHFTLNQSETVQLEIYNQLGVIVYQTTIKAQPGKNQIAISKQNLSTGLYICKLSSTQTHYNPLKLLVK